The Piliocolobus tephrosceles isolate RC106 chromosome 16, ASM277652v3, whole genome shotgun sequence DNA window TCCTGTCCTTCCCGCGGCCTTGTCTGGCAGGGTCTGAGGACTGGCTCCTTCTTCTACCCGGGCGGGAACGTCACCTACCAAGGGGTGGCTGTGACGCGGAGCCGGAAGGAAGGCATCGCGCACAACTACAAAAATGAGACGGAGTGGAGAGCGAACATCGACACGGTGATGGCGTGGTTCACAGAGGAGGACCTGGATCTGGTCACACTCTACTTCGGGGAGCCAGACTCCACGGGCCACAAGTACGGCCCCGAGTCCCCGGAGAGGAGGGAGATGGTGCAGCAGGTGGATCGGACCGTGGGCTACCTGCGGGAGAGCATTGCTCACAACCACCTCACAGACCACCTCAACCTGATCATCACATCCGACCATGGCATGACGACTGTGAACAAGCAGGCTGACGACCTGGTCGAATTCCACAAGTTCCCCAACTTCACCTTCCAGGACATCAAGTTTGAGCTCCTGGACTACGGACCAAACGGGATGCTGCTCCCTAAAGAAGGGAGGCTGGAGAAGGTGTACAATGCGCTCAAGGATGCCCACCCCAAGCTCCATGTCTACAAGAAGAAGGAGTTCCCCGAGGCCTTCCATTACGCCAACAACCCCAGGGTCACACCCCTGCTGATGTACAGCGACCTTGGCTACGTCATCCACGGGGTGAGTTGCCTGCTGGAGGCACCACCTCTGGGGGCTCCCTCCCTGGGTTCTGggtctcctttttttgtttgtttgggtttttttttttttgttttgttttgttttgaaatagggtcttgctctgttgcccaggctggagtgcagtggcaggatctcagctcactgcagccttaaactcccaggctcaagtaatccttccacctcagcctcctgagtagctaagaccacaggtgcatgccaccatgcctggctaatttttgtgtgtgttttgttttgtttcgtttgagacagagtttcactcttgtcgtccaggctggagggcagtggtacgacctcagctcactgcaacctccacctcccgggttcaagcgattctcctgcctcagccccctgagtagctgggattacaggcacctgccaccatgcctaattttttgtgtttttagtagagacagggattcaccatgttggccaggctggtctcaaactcctggcctcaggtgatccacccacctcagcctcccaaagttctgggattacaggtgtgagccaccacacccggctgatttttgtatttttgtagagacagggttttgcgtattgcccaggctggtctcaaactcctgagctgaagcgatcctcctgccttggcctcccaaagtgctgaaatgacaggggtgagccaccgcgtctggcctctCCTTCCATGTCTATAGAGGCACTCCCTATTTCTAGCTGGCCCCCAGTTTGAGGAGCGTCAGCACTGAAGGGACACACCCTTCGCGATGcagtagtgtgtgtgtgcacatctgtGTGTGCCCCCCACATTCGGGCACCAGGCAgtgggagtgtgtgtgcacatatgtaccCGTCATGTCCGAGCACTGTGTGATAGGCGTGTGTGTGTGACCTGCGTGTCCGTCATGTCCGAGCACCGTGTGGTAGGCGTGTGTGTGTGACCTGCGTGTCCGTCATGTCCGAGCACCGTGTGGTAGGCGTGTGTGTGTGACCTGCGTGTCCAGGGTAAAGTGTAGAAGTCCAGCCCCAAGGGTGACGGGGAAGAAGCAGGAAAGAGTCAGGAGCCCAACCTCCCCTCAGCAGACGGCACAAGTGTGCTGAGCCAGAAGCAAAGCACAGATTAGGGAGCAGACATCCCCGGAAAGGAAGTGACCGACGGGAGCCAGCGTTCAACACCACCCAGGAGGCAGGGCCCGCAGCCTGGAGCTGCTCGCTCCACTCCCATTTACTCAGGGTCTGGTCTCTGTTCATTTAACTGGACCTTCCCTGAAGTTCACTCTTTAGGGTGACTGATCTCCAGACGCTGAGAATTCAGGGAAACTGAGTCTTGGAACCCCTCCAGCCCCCGTGTTGGTGCTCCTCTTCCTAAGAGGGCGTTCGTAGCGTGGAGAGGGTAGGTGGAGAGGGTGTCTTGCTCCCAGCAAGGACCCAGGACCCTTCACCGCTCCCCGGCAGAGAATTAATGTCCAGTTCAACAACGGGGAGCACGGCTTTGACAACAAAGACATGGACATGAAGACCATCTTCCGTGCTGTGGGCCCCAGCTTCAAGGCGGGCCTGGAGGTGGAGCCCTTTGAGAGCGTCCACGTGTACGAGCTCATGTGCCAGCTGCTGGGCATTGTGCCCGAGGCCAACGATGGGCACCCGGCCACCCTGCTGCCTATGCTGCACAAAGGTGAGGGCAGGGTGCCCCAAATCCCGGCCTGCTCGGGTGTGCACAGGTGTGCACACGTGGGTGCCTGCATGCCTGTGACCAGGATACGCCTCGAACCCCGACTGGGGCTGCCTCCCCTGGCTTTGGGGAACACCAGAATCCCTCAACACATGACCTCTCGGGAGCACCTCATGCATCTCGGGCGGCACAAGAGGGCGAGCGGGAGGACTCGGCAGCCTTGCTCAAGAAGGGGACGGAGGGAGCAAGGGTGGCCCAGGCGGGCCTGCTGTGCAAAGCCCACCTCCTGGCTGCTGgatccccactccccactccccactccccaccacgGCAACCTGAGGGCCTCCTTTCTGGAATcttcctgtatcagcctcccacacacacacacctccccaCCTGAACCTGACCCATCCTAGGGACAAAGGTCACCTGGAAACTGACAAGGTGGCGACCCTGGTGGGGGCCTGGCTGGAGAGGGGTGGGCCCTCCTGAGCAGGGCTGTGAAGGGCCGTGGTGGACAAGGGCCATGGGACCAAGGCGGCGGTGAAAGAGGAAGTGGGGGGCTCGTGGGGACCACCAGAGGACCCCGAGTCTACTGTGGAGGAGCTGGGGTGAGGAGCCATCCCTCTCCCCCACGGGGCCTCTGGCTTTCCTTAGATGCTGCTCTCCTGCTCAACGGAAGATCTGCTCTCCTGCCCAGCAGCGGGCCTCTCGTTGTGATGGGACTGCTGGGGACCATGATTCTTCTGTCTGAGGTCGCATGACGCCCCATGGCTCAAGGTCAgagacccagaaggcagaggcgggagggTGGCCCCACGCTCCCTGACCCTCCACCCTGACGTCCGGCTATAGTCCTAGGCAGCCAGAACGGAGCTGCCAGGCCCCGCCCAGTGGGTGACTCCCACTAACCTGGGTGCCACAGAGAGGCGACCGATCACCCCTGGATCCCGAGGCCGACCCTTCCAGCCTCTCTGTTCTGGGCTTGGAGGAGATCTTTCCAGAGCAGACCACCCAGACCAGTGGCCAGA harbors:
- the ENPP7 gene encoding ectonucleotide pyrophosphatase/phosphodiesterase family member 7 produces the protein MLKLMLPHAREAGIRVGTDPAGEPTPEVRPRDVHSHILKTHGMRSARVTLGLCPPRQEPVLRTLCACPSGRPSMRGPAILLTVALATLLAPGAGAPVRSQGSRNKLLLVSFDGFRWNYDQDVDTPNLDAMARDGVKARYMTPPFVTMTSPCHFTLVTGKYIENHGVVHNMYYNTTSKVKLPYHTTLGIQRWWDNGSVPIWITAQRQGLRTGSFFYPGGNVTYQGVAVTRSRKEGIAHNYKNETEWRANIDTVMAWFTEEDLDLVTLYFGEPDSTGHKYGPESPERREMVQQVDRTVGYLRESIAHNHLTDHLNLIITSDHGMTTVNKQADDLVEFHKFPNFTFQDIKFELLDYGPNGMLLPKEGRLEKVYNALKDAHPKLHVYKKKEFPEAFHYANNPRVTPLLMYSDLGYVIHGRINVQFNNGEHGFDNKDMDMKTIFRAVGPSFKAGLEVEPFESVHVYELMCQLLGIVPEANDGHPATLLPMLHKDAALLLNGRSALLPSSGPLVVMGLLGTMILLSEVA